In one window of Desulfonatronum thioautotrophicum DNA:
- a CDS encoding cellulose biosynthesis cyclic di-GMP-binding regulatory protein BcsB, with product MEKVMGDSVTRQGRRAWFRLISALFGATVVAAALSFAATPHAQVGETAGVAKQVRFELNQFLPEGVMMLRGAAASRTIDIPVPDRWDVRGATLRFSYVNSTGLLAHRSQLTVRLNGRVAAQVALLPESPEGRVEAVLDPRLLRPGYNALEFAVAQNYTETCSDPSDPTLWTMIELERSMLDLEYRMLPVPESLSAVAKMLFDPKQVGPNRVHLVVPDTSLEMIHLAAIVASGAALRFDFRPVRFSISSRMDPQSKNILLGNRAFVAAAMNSTVEDMPSGNLGVVGLRDQEGVPTRAAVVVTGDDASEMLLAAQGFSALSFPLPEAGSATVRSVTFPDRVNYPGKGLLLPGTATTFAEMGFASRTYRGMGPGSESIVFRIPTDMHMPTNEFAVMKLHVAHAARMRTDSALNIALNDTFVSSIPLQDEMGGYYQGYTVRIPWRLFRRGENRLTLTPTLTPLVTGDCQLIQTEHLAVTLFDDSTLELPAVPRWVEMPEMRYFFEDGFPFARDGNWNEAMILLADTDQRTAAAAVNLVAMVAQRSGVVPTDLRFISEWTPGHGDRDMIVVGPIAAVPEQLRTASPLEPELAYPLSRLIRWVPGEARNIWLRMRNLVAAPHIMQPEENSQALVEMDLSLASGTALLMTYRAPESAQRSVMALTGARSHDVIEGAWALWDDMVRWTVSGNVALLDLRGPEPLATTQQVGPRYHVGKLGRFPGIHGLINAHPLAFLGGVVAFVLLFGLLLRALLRRRRAARLVARQAD from the coding sequence TTTTGGGGCGACTGTCGTGGCCGCGGCGTTGAGCTTTGCGGCGACGCCCCATGCCCAGGTGGGAGAAACGGCGGGCGTAGCGAAGCAGGTTCGTTTCGAACTGAACCAGTTTCTGCCCGAGGGGGTCATGATGCTGCGCGGCGCTGCCGCATCCCGGACTATCGACATACCGGTGCCGGACCGATGGGATGTCCGGGGCGCAACGCTTCGGTTTTCCTACGTGAATTCAACGGGCCTGCTGGCTCATCGCTCCCAATTAACGGTGCGTCTTAACGGCCGTGTCGCGGCCCAGGTGGCATTGCTCCCGGAATCACCGGAGGGCCGGGTCGAGGCCGTCCTGGACCCTCGCCTGCTCCGGCCCGGATACAATGCCCTGGAATTCGCCGTGGCCCAGAACTACACCGAGACGTGCAGCGATCCCAGCGATCCGACGCTTTGGACCATGATCGAACTGGAGCGCTCCATGCTGGACCTGGAGTATCGGATGCTGCCGGTTCCCGAATCCCTGTCCGCGGTAGCCAAGATGCTCTTTGATCCCAAACAGGTCGGGCCGAACAGAGTCCACCTCGTGGTTCCGGACACGTCTTTGGAAATGATCCATCTGGCGGCCATCGTAGCTTCAGGAGCAGCCCTGCGCTTTGATTTTCGCCCCGTGCGCTTCAGTATTTCCTCCCGAATGGATCCGCAGTCGAAGAACATTCTTCTCGGTAACCGGGCATTTGTCGCCGCGGCGATGAACAGCACGGTGGAGGATATGCCCTCCGGGAATCTGGGAGTCGTGGGTCTGCGTGACCAGGAGGGCGTTCCCACCCGGGCCGCGGTGGTGGTCACCGGAGATGATGCTTCCGAGATGCTTCTGGCGGCTCAGGGCTTTTCCGCCCTGTCCTTTCCACTTCCGGAAGCCGGTTCCGCCACGGTCCGTTCGGTAACCTTCCCGGACCGCGTCAACTATCCCGGCAAAGGACTGCTGCTGCCGGGAACCGCCACGACGTTTGCGGAGATGGGCTTTGCTTCCCGGACCTATCGCGGCATGGGACCAGGATCGGAAAGCATTGTTTTCCGCATCCCCACGGACATGCACATGCCCACCAACGAGTTCGCGGTGATGAAGCTGCATGTGGCCCATGCGGCCCGGATGCGAACGGATTCAGCCCTGAACATCGCATTAAACGATACGTTCGTTTCGTCCATTCCGCTCCAGGACGAAATGGGGGGATACTACCAGGGCTATACCGTGCGCATTCCCTGGCGTCTGTTTCGCCGCGGGGAAAACAGGCTGACCTTGACGCCGACGCTGACTCCACTGGTTACCGGCGACTGTCAGCTGATCCAAACAGAGCATCTGGCCGTGACCCTGTTTGACGACTCGACGCTGGAATTGCCGGCGGTGCCGCGCTGGGTTGAGATGCCTGAGATGCGTTACTTCTTTGAGGATGGCTTCCCCTTTGCCCGGGATGGAAACTGGAACGAGGCCATGATCCTGCTTGCGGACACCGACCAACGGACCGCCGCTGCTGCGGTGAACCTGGTGGCCATGGTGGCCCAGCGAAGCGGCGTGGTGCCCACGGACCTTCGCTTCATTTCGGAATGGACACCCGGGCACGGTGATCGGGACATGATCGTTGTCGGCCCCATTGCGGCTGTTCCGGAACAACTGCGCACCGCCTCCCCCCTGGAGCCCGAGTTGGCTTATCCTCTTTCCAGGCTGATCCGCTGGGTCCCTGGAGAGGCTCGGAACATCTGGCTCCGGATGCGGAACCTTGTCGCCGCCCCGCACATCATGCAGCCGGAGGAAAACAGCCAGGCGCTGGTGGAGATGGATTTGTCCCTGGCATCAGGGACCGCCCTGCTGATGACCTACCGCGCTCCTGAGAGCGCGCAGCGCTCGGTGATGGCGCTCACCGGGGCGCGTTCCCATGACGTGATTGAGGGAGCGTGGGCACTCTGGGATGACATGGTCCGCTGGACAGTATCCGGCAACGTCGCGTTGCTGGATCTGCGTGGTCCGGAACCTCTGGCCACGACCCAGCAGGTCGGTCCACGCTACCATGTCGGCAAGCTGGGCCGCTTTCCTGGAATTCACGGGCTGATCAACGCCCATCCGCTGGCTTTCCTGGGCGGCGTGGTGGCTTTTGTGCTGCTCTTCGGTCTCTTGTTGCGGGCTCTTTTGCGTCGCCGGCGGGCTGCCCGGCTGGTTGCCCGACAGGCTGACTAG